One segment of Clostridium botulinum DNA contains the following:
- a CDS encoding HipA family kinase: MEESNIRNFINSSSLGVYTKYIKIVDGQKYLVKSGRGDGKSKSSILEPITECICYELANLMGINCAEYTLEKVDDELVSISKWFYDESKEKFYSANKLMRILGITRDDLYNKLISNIKNVEIDLNNMIVYDYIVNNTDRHLKNFGFLVNGDNVKFAPIYDNGLALGSHLDDEEIENEDIEDLILDSDYAKCFETSNRKQLDLVKNHTLNLDIDYERVIIKYEHYLSEKRVEFILELLKHRIEEAKRCLFQNQN; encoded by the coding sequence ATGGAAGAGAGCAATATAAGAAATTTCATAAATAGTTCTTCTCTTGGGGTATATACAAAATATATAAAAATTGTAGATGGGCAGAAATATTTAGTTAAGTCAGGTAGAGGTGACGGAAAAAGCAAATCTTCTATATTAGAACCTATAACTGAATGTATATGCTATGAGTTAGCTAATTTAATGGGAATTAATTGTGCTGAGTATACGTTAGAAAAAGTTGATGATGAATTAGTATCAATATCAAAATGGTTTTATGATGAATCTAAAGAAAAATTTTATAGTGCCAATAAATTAATGAGAATATTAGGAATAACAAGAGATGATCTATATAATAAACTTATAAGTAATATTAAAAATGTAGAAATAGATTTAAATAATATGATTGTATATGATTATATAGTAAATAATACGGATAGACATTTGAAAAATTTTGGATTTTTAGTTAATGGGGATAATGTAAAATTTGCTCCAATTTATGATAATGGCTTAGCATTAGGATCACATTTAGATGATGAAGAAATAGAAAATGAGGATATTGAAGATTTGATACTGGATTCTGACTATGCAAAATGTTTTGAGACAAGTAATAGAAAACAATTAGACTTGGTTAAAAATCATACGTTAAATTTAGATATTGATTATGAGAGAGTAATAATAAAATATGAACATTATCTTAGTGAAAAAAGAGTTGAATTTATATTAGAATTACTTAAACATAGAATTGAGGAGGCAAAGAGATGCTTATTCCAAAATCAAAATTAG
- a CDS encoding Fic family protein: MQELIRWYKENTEKFHPIELAAEFHLKYVYISPFIDGNGKMFIRVDIKIKVILV; the protein is encoded by the coding sequence ATGCAAGAGCTTATAAGATGGTATAAAGAAAATACGGAAAAGTTTCATCCAATAGAACTAGCAGCAGAATTTCACTTAAAGTATGTATATATTAGCCCTTTCATTGATGGTAATGGTAAAATGTTTATTAGAGTAGATATAAAAATAAAAGTGATATTGGTATAG
- the dndB gene encoding DNA sulfur modification protein DndB: MKNNFFYTFPAIKGKQATRDFFIIMCPLKILSKLFIFNDDDLPPEHRAQRILNKARIPEMASYIVNNPKDYVFSSLTASIDGDFEFSPIDKAFDEKIGTLKVAMDSRLLINDGQHRRAAIEEALKADTEIGDETVSVVLFIDEGLKRSQQIFADLNKHAVNVSKSIGILYDSRDPIAMITRSLLEKNDYLKHYTDKENPSLSKFSPKLFTLSSINETNKKLLNKLNTNDPKVISFVNEFWDVLCENMKEWQFVFNKDTNPTLFRKDYISSNGVVLEALGLVGNYLYKNNSYDWKKILSYIKNIDWHRTNLDDWQNRVIGPTGRIVKSATYVRLTNNLIKVKLNIPLSKDEQKLENDCKRKVN, encoded by the coding sequence ATGAAAAATAATTTTTTTTATACCTTTCCTGCAATCAAAGGAAAACAAGCAACAAGGGACTTTTTTATTATAATGTGTCCCCTAAAAATATTATCAAAATTATTTATATTCAATGATGATGATTTACCACCTGAACATCGTGCACAAAGAATTTTAAATAAGGCACGTATTCCAGAAATGGCATCATATATTGTTAATAATCCAAAGGATTATGTGTTTTCATCATTAACAGCATCTATCGATGGTGATTTTGAATTTTCACCCATTGATAAAGCATTTGATGAAAAAATAGGCACTCTTAAGGTAGCTATGGATAGCAGACTGCTTATAAATGATGGTCAACACAGAAGGGCTGCCATTGAGGAAGCATTAAAGGCTGATACTGAAATAGGTGATGAAACAGTATCGGTTGTTTTATTTATAGATGAGGGTTTAAAACGTAGTCAACAAATATTTGCTGATTTAAATAAGCATGCTGTTAATGTGTCAAAATCTATTGGAATTTTATATGACTCTCGTGATCCAATTGCAATGATTACAAGATCACTACTTGAGAAAAATGATTATTTAAAACATTATACAGATAAAGAGAATCCTTCTTTATCAAAATTTTCACCTAAGTTATTTACTTTAAGTAGCATAAATGAAACTAATAAAAAGTTATTAAATAAATTAAACACTAATGATCCAAAAGTAATTTCTTTTGTAAATGAATTTTGGGATGTTTTATGTGAAAATATGAAGGAATGGCAATTTGTATTTAACAAAGATACAAATCCTACTTTATTTAGAAAAGACTATATAAGTTCAAATGGAGTTGTACTTGAAGCTCTTGGTCTAGTTGGTAATTACCTATATAAAAATAACTCTTATGATTGGAAAAAAATTCTTTCATATATTAAAAATATAGATTGGCATAGAACTAATCTAGATGATTGGCAGAATAGAGTAATTGGTCCAACAGGTAGAATTGTTAAAAGTGCTACTTATGTAAGACTTACTAATAACTTAATAAAAGTTAAATTAAATATTCCTTTATCAAAAGATGAGCAAAAATTAGAAAATGACTGTAAAAGGAAGGTTAACTAA
- the dndC gene encoding DNA phosphorothioation system sulfurtransferase DndC — protein MNTELQQKIHNIIDEMKMVYKNDNRPWVIGYSGGKDSTAVVQLVFNMLQSLPTEERHKDVYVVSSDTLIENPIVLGYLKHNSILINEGAKKANIPLYTYMVHPDYNNTYWTNIIGKGLPTPTSIRFRWCTERLKIKPSNKFIEEKVKESGEVVVVLGVRKSESIARGIRIRNREIEGYLLTPHVTLENTYVYNPIVELTTDDVWGLLLSDNGSTPWGTSNNDLFTLYTGGEGGECPFTTTSDKDTPSCGNSRFGCWICTVVNKDKSLNGFIKSGETWLQPLLDFREWIISIRNRHEYRMQYRRDGNHYYKKLYLDKLPLLNDYIINSDYIFANQDGEGYIDFKNCQSEIYKGNTFISTDKDKVYLELLPLLSVTNSNDIKLDKSKIQKDDKGDFVNVLGYGPFNFEGRQLILKKLLEVQKHINEEFEIELITKEELEIIDSIWDEEEDLTRRTLVDLYYEVMDERLPWDTYKKPMFDEATRSEIEKLCTTHNLDKDLINKLLIETNKYKHFTNKTVLDKSITKILNQRHLHKSIIEEIENDN, from the coding sequence ATGAATACTGAATTACAACAGAAAATACACAATATAATTGATGAAATGAAAATGGTATATAAAAATGACAATAGACCATGGGTTATAGGTTATAGTGGCGGTAAAGATAGTACCGCTGTAGTTCAATTGGTTTTTAATATGCTTCAAAGTCTACCAACTGAAGAAAGGCATAAAGATGTTTACGTAGTTTCTTCTGATACACTAATTGAAAATCCTATTGTTTTAGGATACTTAAAACATAACTCTATATTAATTAATGAAGGTGCAAAAAAAGCTAATATACCACTATATACTTATATGGTTCATCCAGATTACAATAATACTTATTGGACTAATATAATTGGTAAAGGCCTTCCTACCCCTACTTCTATAAGATTTAGATGGTGTACTGAACGTTTAAAAATTAAACCATCAAATAAATTTATTGAAGAAAAGGTTAAAGAAAGTGGCGAAGTTGTTGTTGTTTTAGGTGTTAGAAAATCTGAAAGTATCGCAAGAGGTATAAGAATTAGAAATCGAGAAATCGAAGGCTATCTTTTAACACCTCATGTAACTTTAGAAAACACTTACGTTTATAATCCTATTGTAGAATTAACCACAGATGATGTTTGGGGGCTACTTCTATCAGATAATGGTTCTACGCCTTGGGGCACTAGCAATAATGATCTATTTACATTATATACAGGTGGTGAAGGTGGTGAATGTCCTTTTACTACTACAAGCGACAAAGATACTCCATCATGTGGTAATTCAAGATTTGGTTGTTGGATTTGTACTGTTGTAAATAAAGATAAATCATTAAATGGATTTATTAAAAGTGGAGAAACTTGGCTTCAACCATTACTTGACTTTAGAGAATGGATTATAAGTATTCGTAATAGACACGAGTATAGAATGCAGTATAGACGAGACGGAAATCACTATTACAAAAAATTATATTTAGATAAATTACCTTTATTAAATGATTATATTATTAATTCTGATTATATTTTTGCTAATCAAGATGGTGAAGGCTATATTGATTTTAAAAATTGTCAATCAGAAATATATAAAGGCAATACTTTTATTTCTACAGACAAAGATAAAGTTTATTTAGAACTACTTCCTCTTTTAAGTGTTACAAATTCAAATGACATAAAATTAGATAAATCCAAAATACAGAAAGATGATAAAGGTGACTTTGTAAATGTGCTTGGATATGGACCTTTTAATTTTGAAGGTAGACAATTAATATTAAAAAAATTGTTAGAAGTACAAAAACATATTAATGAAGAATTCGAAATTGAACTTATTACTAAAGAAGAACTTGAAATTATTGATAGCATATGGGATGAAGAAGAAGATTTAACTAGAAGAACTCTAGTTGATTTATATTATGAGGTTATGGACGAAAGACTGCCTTGGGATACTTATAAAAAACCTATGTTTGATGAAGCTACAAGAAGTGAAATAGAAAAATTATGCACTACTCATAACCTAGATAAAGATTTAATTAATAAACTTTTAATTGAAACCAATAAATATAAGCATTTTACAAATAAAACTGTTTTAGATAAATCAATTACTAAAATTCTTAATCAAAGACACTTACACAAATCAATTATTGAGGAGATAGAAAATGATAATTAA
- the dndD gene encoding DNA sulfur modification protein DndD, which produces MIINSITLKNFRSYEDKTTFSFTPKGNKNIVLVGGENGAGKSTLFEAIKLCIYGPITYGYLGLNHNYLTKIKNNINDNAFKNEDIECYVGLSISFKEGTQIKDYYLKRSWNYINQKIHEDFKVSLNDTELNDEDKLYFDKYLKSVIPPSLFDFFFFDGEELSEFFTGKSACSNLKESILELFNYDTFEVLKKQLLAHQRAKSKSNIKLEDAQNNFDLLSSKVKDLKLEIENLEKTLLLDEELLDTLLVKRNGIEDDFKSSGGLLEGEKAVLNSEIAKIENDRTNINVEIKDFCNDKLPFLLVTDLLEETKIQIEKEDSLTSYNSISKKLSGDIVKGALVKHIPPKVKNINFNEIAVDLLNNMFNTVELNNVANILELSTEQRNTITHTIDNILNKRNTLTKSIFSKFDSISQIATKLKKLRSKLNSSISDDILNSYLENLHSINEEINVIQKNLAVKKTTIESKYDELKNKEYHLTRARNEYTTLLQNSNVLDMSTQLIEYLSELLTNLTKDKITLIENEFIKIFSKIIRKNNYVNSIVIDDNFNTTLYINKDYNSTEILNVINNLGFDGLIKKYGDKFLEDLLNHYKVNSHKELKSLISSDISFNYICLSTKININDFSNGEKQIYILCLIWAIIKSSGVEIPFIIDTPYARIDETHRNSLTTAYLPKISKQVIILSTNKEIDNELYKVVKPYVCDEYLLLYNTELRKTEVKNGYFEV; this is translated from the coding sequence ATGATAATTAACAGCATAACCTTAAAAAACTTTAGATCATACGAAGATAAAACTACCTTCTCATTTACTCCTAAAGGGAATAAAAATATTGTTTTAGTAGGTGGAGAAAATGGAGCCGGTAAATCAACTTTATTTGAAGCTATAAAATTATGTATTTATGGTCCAATTACTTATGGCTACCTTGGATTAAATCATAATTACTTAACTAAAATTAAAAATAACATAAATGATAATGCATTTAAGAATGAAGATATTGAATGTTATGTAGGTCTAAGTATTTCTTTTAAAGAAGGCACACAAATTAAAGACTACTATTTAAAGCGTTCTTGGAATTATATAAATCAAAAAATACATGAAGATTTTAAAGTTTCTCTAAATGATACAGAATTAAATGATGAAGATAAATTATACTTTGATAAATATTTAAAATCTGTAATTCCACCATCATTATTTGATTTCTTCTTTTTTGATGGTGAAGAGTTAAGTGAATTCTTTACAGGTAAAAGTGCATGTTCTAATTTAAAAGAATCAATACTTGAGCTATTCAATTATGATACATTCGAAGTACTAAAGAAACAATTATTAGCTCATCAAAGAGCAAAATCAAAATCAAATATTAAATTAGAAGATGCACAAAATAATTTTGATTTACTTAGTTCTAAGGTTAAAGATTTAAAATTAGAAATTGAGAATTTAGAAAAAACATTGCTTTTAGATGAAGAACTTCTTGATACTTTGCTAGTTAAAAGAAATGGAATTGAGGATGATTTTAAAAGTAGTGGTGGACTTTTAGAAGGTGAGAAAGCTGTTTTAAATTCTGAAATTGCTAAAATTGAAAATGATCGTACTAATATTAATGTAGAAATTAAGGATTTTTGTAACGACAAACTACCTTTTTTATTAGTTACTGATCTTTTAGAAGAAACTAAAATTCAGATAGAGAAAGAAGATTCCTTAACTTCATATAATTCGATAAGTAAAAAGTTATCTGGAGATATTGTAAAAGGAGCTTTAGTTAAACATATTCCTCCAAAAGTAAAAAATATTAATTTTAATGAAATTGCTGTAGATCTCCTTAACAATATGTTTAACACTGTTGAATTAAATAATGTAGCTAACATTTTAGAATTATCTACTGAACAAAGAAACACTATTACTCATACTATTGATAACATTTTAAATAAAAGAAACACTTTAACTAAATCTATCTTTTCTAAATTTGATAGTATTTCACAAATTGCCACTAAACTAAAGAAATTAAGAAGTAAATTAAACTCATCTATTTCAGATGATATTTTAAATAGTTATTTAGAAAATCTACATTCTATTAATGAAGAAATTAATGTCATTCAAAAAAATCTTGCTGTAAAAAAAACAACAATTGAATCAAAATATGATGAACTTAAAAATAAAGAATATCATCTTACTAGAGCAAGAAATGAATATACTACATTACTTCAAAATAGTAATGTCTTAGATATGTCTACACAACTTATTGAATATTTAAGCGAACTTCTTACTAATTTAACTAAAGATAAAATTACATTAATAGAAAATGAATTTATAAAAATCTTTAGTAAAATAATTAGAAAAAATAATTATGTAAATAGTATTGTGATTGATGATAATTTTAATACCACTCTTTATATAAATAAAGATTACAATAGTACAGAGATATTAAATGTAATAAATAATCTTGGATTTGATGGTTTAATTAAAAAGTATGGAGATAAATTCTTAGAAGATTTATTAAATCATTATAAAGTAAATAGCCATAAAGAGCTTAAATCTCTAATATCAAGTGATATTTCATTTAATTATATTTGCTTAAGTACTAAAATTAATATAAATGATTTTTCAAATGGTGAAAAACAAATCTATATACTTTGCTTAATTTGGGCTATTATTAAAAGTTCTGGTGTTGAAATACCATTTATAATTGATACGCCTTATGCTCGTATAGATGAAACACATAGAAATTCATTGACTACTGCTTACTTACCAAAGATAAGTAAGCAAGTAATAATTCTTTCTACTAATAAAGAAATAGATAATGAACTATATAAAGTGGTAAAACCGTATGTATGTGATGAATACTTACTTCTATATAATACAGAATTACGTAAAACTGAAGTTAAAAATGGATATTTTGAGGTGTAA
- a CDS encoding DndE family protein, giving the protein MGFRLKTSKKTKEIFEEVGKSANLKPFALSKIAVSLSLKDKTSILEYKNNDTNGLELQRATVTGEFDAIFKALIEVNLGRNINDDEYYPHFMKLHIDRGAELLLSQYKYSGGNLEKFLKNALKKGDANL; this is encoded by the coding sequence ATGGGATTTAGATTAAAAACATCAAAAAAAACAAAAGAGATATTTGAAGAGGTAGGAAAAAGTGCAAATCTTAAACCATTTGCTTTAAGTAAAATAGCAGTTTCACTATCATTAAAAGATAAAACTTCTATATTAGAATATAAAAATAACGATACAAATGGCCTTGAGCTACAGAGAGCTACAGTTACGGGTGAATTTGATGCTATATTTAAAGCTCTTATTGAAGTAAATCTTGGTCGTAATATAAATGATGATGAGTACTATCCACACTTTATGAAACTTCATATAGATAGAGGTGCTGAACTTCTTTTAAGTCAATATAAATATAGTGGTGGAAATTTAGAAAAATTCTTAAAAAATGCATTAAAAAAGGGAGATGCTAACTTATGA
- a CDS encoding cysteine desulfurase family protein, which yields MIYLDNSATTPVDPEVLDAMLPYLKEEYGNPSSRYYTLAVNAYNAVETAREQVASLINAEPKEIVFTGGASESNNFIIKGVADYRKYYEESGNHIITSTVEHKSVLQTCKFLNGDVFWNKSEKSVASKFLKKKSTTKKIDRGYEVSFLPVNNYAQVEQDNLKNSIKDNSILASFIWGNNEIGSLNDIEKLCAIAKEKNILFHSDATQVLGKIDIDVKKLPVDFLSMSAHKIYGPKGVGAAFIRQTGLSDYKMTSLIHGGLQESGYRAGTSAVHNIVGFGKACEIAKRDMNEYIKNISELEIETKKMLSEKYPGVEFLGDPDNHIPGVIGMLIPGIVNDMFINNMADNDVCAISSGSACGIGEPSYIIQEIGVGDKSSQFIRITLNKNNSLINLKKVRI from the coding sequence ATGATTTATTTAGATAATAGTGCTACTACTCCTGTTGATCCTGAAGTATTAGATGCAATGTTGCCATATTTAAAAGAGGAATATGGTAACCCCTCTAGCAGATATTATACTTTGGCCGTAAATGCTTATAATGCAGTTGAGACAGCTAGAGAACAAGTAGCGAGTTTAATAAATGCAGAACCTAAAGAAATCGTATTTACTGGTGGTGCATCTGAAAGTAATAACTTTATAATAAAAGGTGTAGCAGATTATAGAAAGTACTATGAAGAAAGTGGGAATCATATTATAACTTCTACTGTTGAACACAAATCTGTACTTCAAACTTGTAAATTTCTAAATGGTGATGTATTTTGGAACAAATCTGAAAAATCAGTAGCAAGTAAATTTTTAAAGAAAAAGTCTACTACTAAAAAAATTGATCGTGGATATGAAGTTTCTTTTCTTCCTGTAAATAACTATGCACAAGTCGAACAAGATAATTTAAAAAATTCTATTAAAGATAATTCAATACTCGCTTCATTCATATGGGGTAATAATGAAATTGGATCTTTAAATGATATTGAAAAATTATGTGCTATTGCAAAAGAAAAAAACATACTATTCCACTCTGATGCTACACAAGTATTAGGTAAAATAGATATAGATGTAAAAAAACTTCCTGTAGATTTTCTTTCAATGTCAGCACATAAGATTTATGGACCTAAAGGTGTTGGGGCTGCTTTTATAAGACAAACTGGATTATCGGATTATAAAATGACTTCATTAATACATGGTGGCTTGCAAGAAAGTGGCTATAGAGCTGGAACTTCTGCGGTTCATAATATTGTTGGATTTGGTAAAGCCTGTGAAATTGCTAAAAGAGATATGAATGAATATATTAAGAATATTTCAGAATTAGAAATTGAAACTAAAAAAATGCTTAGTGAAAAATATCCCGGTGTTGAATTTTTAGGAGATCCAGATAATCATATTCCTGGAGTTATTGGAATGCTTATTCCTGGTATTGTTAATGATATGTTTATTAACAATATGGCTGATAATGATGTTTGTGCTATTTCTTCTGGGTCCGCTTGTGGAATTGGAGAACCTTCTTATATTATTCAGGAAATTGGAGTTGGTGATAAAAGTTCTCAATTTATTAGAATTACTTTAAATAAAAATAATAGCCTAATTAATCTAAAAAAAGTGAGAATTTAA
- a CDS encoding DUF262 domain-containing protein, which translates to MSKIHAEDDKTIKDLLESNSLVFKIPINQRKFSWENEQLEMFWEDFKNIIENQGRHYLGVLSLITKENADINFNCYEIIDGQQRMTTIILLVAALRDVYCSLRDEVKAKKIQENFLSSLSTRKCCNKLEVSKLDSFTFNKIVNINIGEGTEILLNDCYEIESKKNKFRVFNIGQSDFVNNKMYYAYKYFFNQIIIEIDQKKLIEEKKNYLLDIEEGLSKLDVILIKSEDIESMFLFFESLNNRGLQLSKMDIVRNTLLKIVAEKFAEYLEEFGCRWDELVVNLDSYDEIKFLKYYFMCTSENKIIQEKELPKYYERYFRKFINRNDLKNEIEKMIEYSLIYIELFTKEEVSTSDLIYKRNIKMINQLGQQACHSFFMEYIYCVKEINRLDNLSSLIESMMFRRVICAKSTKPLDGIFRNMIKQRTFNPSNQKYEFNDEKLIEVIKENTPSDIEFSSMLKERVWEKNDITNYFFRKIEYKLSGISSSKEFIIKSRKEVHIEHILPINFKSEWPSYLKLSNDKSKYDILNSKLGNMLLLEFDINTSIKDKLFDIKIEKYKQSKLEQVKDLIKNHKIWNEKEINLRTESLINIGLKIWKLK; encoded by the coding sequence ATGAGTAAAATACATGCAGAAGATGACAAAACAATTAAAGATTTATTGGAAAGTAATAGTTTAGTTTTTAAAATTCCTATAAATCAAAGAAAGTTTTCTTGGGAAAATGAACAATTAGAAATGTTTTGGGAGGATTTTAAAAATATCATTGAAAATCAAGGAAGACATTATTTAGGGGTACTTTCATTAATAACAAAAGAGAATGCAGATATAAATTTTAACTGTTATGAAATTATAGATGGACAACAAAGAATGACAACAATAATTTTATTAGTTGCAGCCTTAAGAGATGTATATTGTAGTTTAAGAGATGAAGTGAAGGCAAAAAAAATTCAAGAAAATTTTTTATCATCATTATCAACAAGAAAGTGTTGTAATAAGTTAGAAGTTTCTAAGTTAGATTCTTTTACTTTTAATAAAATAGTAAATATAAATATTGGAGAAGGAACTGAAATATTATTAAATGATTGTTATGAAATAGAATCTAAAAAGAATAAATTTAGAGTATTTAATATTGGACAAAGTGATTTTGTAAATAATAAGATGTATTATGCATATAAGTATTTTTTTAATCAGATTATAATTGAAATAGATCAAAAAAAATTAATTGAAGAAAAGAAAAACTATTTACTAGATATTGAAGAAGGACTATCTAAACTTGATGTTATATTAATTAAAAGTGAAGATATAGAAAGTATGTTTTTATTTTTTGAATCATTAAACAATAGAGGTCTTCAATTAAGCAAAATGGATATAGTAAGGAATACATTATTAAAGATAGTAGCGGAGAAGTTTGCAGAATATCTAGAAGAGTTTGGATGTAGATGGGATGAGCTGGTTGTAAATTTAGATAGTTATGATGAGATAAAATTTTTGAAATATTATTTTATGTGTACTAGTGAAAATAAAATTATACAAGAAAAAGAATTACCTAAATATTATGAGAGATATTTTAGAAAATTTATTAATAGAAATGATTTAAAAAATGAAATAGAAAAAATGATAGAATATTCTTTAATATACATAGAATTGTTTACTAAAGAAGAAGTATCAACTTCAGATTTAATATATAAAAGAAATATAAAAATGATTAATCAACTAGGACAACAAGCATGTCATTCTTTTTTTATGGAGTATATTTATTGTGTTAAGGAAATTAATAGATTAGATAATTTATCTAGTTTAATTGAAAGTATGATGTTTAGACGTGTAATATGTGCTAAGTCTACAAAGCCGTTAGATGGGATTTTTAGAAATATGATTAAACAAAGAACTTTTAATCCATCAAATCAAAAATATGAATTTAATGATGAAAAGTTAATAGAAGTTATTAAAGAAAATACACCATCTGATATAGAATTTTCTAGTATGCTAAAGGAAAGAGTTTGGGAAAAAAATGATATTACGAATTACTTTTTCAGAAAAATAGAGTATAAATTATCGGGGATATCTTCTTCTAAAGAATTTATAATAAAGTCAAGAAAAGAAGTTCATATAGAACACATTTTACCAATAAATTTTAAATCAGAATGGCCAAGTTATTTAAAATTAAGTAATGATAAATCTAAATATGATATTTTAAATTCTAAATTGGGTAATATGCTATTGTTAGAATTTGATATAAACACATCCATTAAAGACAAGCTTTTTGATATAAAAATAGAAAAATATAAACAATCTAAATTAGAACAAGTTAAAGATTTAATTAAAAATCATAAAATTTGGAATGAGAAAGAAATTAATCTTAGAACAGAGTCATTGATTAATATTGGACTAAAGATATGGAAGTTAAAATAA